The sequence TTCAATTTTTCAAAAAATTTTTGCTAAAACTAAATCCTCAAAATCCTATAATAATAAGTTACTTGGCGATTTAATGCATAATCCCTGTAATATGAGAAAAGAATATGGATTTTCCTGTTTCTGGAAAAATAGAGAAAATTCGGCAGCTTCAGGTAAGGACAGCGGATAAAATACCGTTCTTGATTAATCTTCTGTTACTATTGTGCTGCCAACTTGTCCCTCAAAGTAGAAATTTCTATATAATTTCCAGTTATCAGGCTCACTTTGTGAGAGATATATTTGTACTTTTATATCATGATCTGCAAATACGTGGAGCATAGGAGTTGTGGAATAAATATTTATTGTTTCAGTTATTGCATCTGGCAACATAGGTGAACCTGGTTCTGCTATTCTTATAATCTCTTCACTCCAGATTTTTTCATTATCAGAGAAAACAACTTTTGCCTTTAAATAATGAACTTTTGCTTTGCTAACATTCATTATTTTAAAGCTTATACCTGGTATTACAGTGTCTCTATCTATATTTTCGTTATATCTTGCTGATATTAAGGTAAGTATAATATGCTTATCTGTGATATATGGAATTTGGGTAGTTAAGCTTACTTTATTTGCCAGATGATAATAGTATTGTGTTTGAGCTGCGTCTCTTCTTGCTTTATACATATCTGCTTTTTTAGTTAATAAATTAACATATCCACTACTATCAAAACGACAAGAGGCCCTTAATTTTTTGTATACTTTTTCATATTCACTTAATGCCAATTCTTCATTCCTGGTTTCGTATATTTTGGCAAGTTTATAGTGAGCAAGAGCATTATTGCTAAATTCTATGGATAAATTAAGAATGTTTATAGCTTCAGATATTTTTTTATCAGCAACAAGCTTATCTGCTATTTGAGAGTATGCTTTTTCTATAGTTTTTCTTGCCCTGGTTATTTTTTTACTATCTGCTTTTTTGTAAAATTCATATGCTTCTCTATATTTTCTAATTGTTTCAAAGTCATTATCACTTATTAACTTATGTCCCCAGCTATAGTAAAAATCTCCTATTTGCTCTAAGGCCTTTTTATTTGGGACATCTTTTATTGGATTTAAAATTTCCTGCGCAAACTTAAAATTATTTTCAGAGACATAAATATTTGCCAGTGTAAAATAAGCGTCATGTTTTTTGCTATAGTTAAGCTTTATTGCTCTATAATATTCTATTTTTGCTTTTTGTGGTTCTTTGACCTGTAATAGTGTATTGCCGAGGTGCATATGAGCCTCATAACTCCATGGGAAAGATTTTGCTGTCCGGATATAGTGCTCAAGAGCCAGCGACAATTTTCCTTCTTTCGTATATTTTTCACCTTGTTTTAACATTCCATTAAGAGAAGTTGGTTTTTCATTTTGAAAAACAAAGAAACTGACTATCAATATTAAGACACCAAAAGATGTGGCTAAAATTTTAAAATTCTGTTTAAGTTTGGATATTATTTGCTTCATAATTTTTCTACTTTAAAGTCCTAATAATTCACTTACATTTTATAGTTATTTATATTTAATGTGATTCTATACTTGGATATCAATGGTTAATAATTGTTATTGTCGTTACTATTGGTCACAGAAAACATATTTGGCATCATCATGCCGCTAATCATAGTTTCCATAAGTTGAGGATCCATGTTTTTAGCATTTTCAGGGTTTTGATACATCATCATAAGAGAAAGCATGTTCATAGGGTTGTTATTCGTATTATTGTTCATATTATTATTCCCGCCCATTAACCCCATCATCATATTTAATTGCATTGCTTCTGGATTTAAATTCTGTGAAGGGTTTAAATTGAGATTCATGCCGGCTTGAGACAAAGTTTTTAATGCTTCAGCTATTTCTTCATTGGAAGGAGTAGCGTTTTCTGATTTTTGTTTTATCATTTTTTCGACTTTATCTAGTTTTTCAGGTGGGACAGAACCATTTTGATTGGCGTTATTAATTATAGAATTTATATTTTTTTCTATAAGTGTATTTTTTGCTTGTTCAGACATAAAATCCTGAGATTTTTGTGTAGGAGTTCTTGAAATTGGAGGACCAGGTGTCAATTCTGGTGGAGGTGGCAGGAATTCAGTACCAGGTTTTGCAGTAGCTTTTGTACTTGCTGGTTCTGAAATCGAACTTAAATGCTTTAATCCTGTACTAGCATAGAAAGCCAACTCTGAGCTTGGATTAAGTGAGGTTACCTTTTGGTATTCTTGTCTTGCTTCTTGTATTTTTCCTACTCTTACGTAAGCTATAGCAAGGTAATAATGAGCAAGTGAATTACCAGGGTCTTTAGCAACTACATCCTGCAGAGTTTGCATAGCACCAATATAATTTCCTTGTTTGTATTGAGTTATTCCTATTTTTAAGTTGTTTTGTGTTGTTTTTGCAAAAGCAGATCCAGTTATTAAAAATAAACAAAATAATGAGATCACAGCTTTTTTCATTGATTTACCCTCTTGACTTAACAAAATTCAATAATGCTACAACCTGATAGCTTTAAATTAGGTCTATCTGTTTCCGTAGCCATAGTCGATGACTTAAATTAGGTAATGGATATTACCCAATTTTTTAACTTATTTTACTGATTTATTTTGTCTAGAACAATATCTATATCTAGTATTTATTTAGTCTATTGATAATATTTTTGTTTATCAATAGAATCCCTTCTAATTCAAATAATACGTATTTTTGAGGCAAAATCTATTTTAAGAACCATATATTTTAAAAATAAATTTATTAGTTTAAATATATTAGAAGTTCATAATTTTTCGTTTATTTGAATGAGAGCCAGTCATGCATCAGCAAATTGAGGATTTTTGATACTAGTTTGATTGAAAATATATCTGGTGTATTTTTTAAAAAACAATTTATGTCTTTCTTTTAGTACAAAAAGATGAAAAATTACCATATGTATATATAAAAAATTACACTATGTGTATAATGGTATACGTAAATGTCTACTAGTTATAAGTTTATTATAACTGAACTTATTTGATTTAGTAAGTGTGTAATATTGCGAGAGTAGGTGAAGACGCTGAAAATTCGGATTAAAGAAGTAGCTAGGAAGAAAAAAGGCTGGAGCCTCTACAGATTAGCTAAGGAATTAGGACTGCCTCAACAAACAGTTTATTCATGGGCAAATGGTAGAACACAACCATCTTATGAAAATATGGACAGATTATGTGAAGCCATTGCCTGCTGTGTTGGTGATTTATTTGAGGCAGAATCAGGACATCAAAAAAGATTAAATATTGCTGTTAACAGCGATTAATTTATTTAGACAACTATTGTCAAAATTAATTTGTAGAAGTATAATTGTCTTAATTATATGCGCAAAATAATTAGAGTGCTGCGTGTTACTGTGTTTTATCGGAAAATTACGTGGCACTTATTTCATGGTTACTCGTTTTTCTAGAGGGATATGTCATGAAAAGAAAAGTAACCTACATTCCGACCTTGCAGGAATATGTTAAAAGCAAGAAGAAAGAAAGAGTGGAGTCACTGGAATTAAACTGTAAGGAATGTGATTACTACAGAAATAATTCAGAAGTTTGTGTCTGGGGAGATAACGTAAGAGTATTAACCACCTTAAAGACTTGTCCCATTACAAATAGAGATTTATAAAACAAATAAGAAGGTAAATTACCTTCTTATTTGTTTTTAGTCTTTATTGAATTGATTTAAACATTTTTTTCATATTTTCATTAAGTGTTTTATAAATCTTTAATCTTTCAGAAATTATTTCTTGTTCTTTTTCTAGCCTATACCGTTCTTCTAATTGATTAGCCTTCATTCTTGCTTCTATTTGATTACATTTTGTTTCAAATACATCGTCAGTAGCTTTATAGCATTTACTTATATTTTCATAAATTAAATCGGGACCTTTTGATTGATTATACAAGATCTCCCATTCTCTATCTAGATCCTTTTCATTATTTGCCCTAAAATATTGTGAGTTACGTTGAGTTGGTTTTACTGTTAAATCTGACATAATTTCTTCCTCCCAATCTAATTCTAATAAAAATCTTCTAAAAATAAATGTTAAAATAAAACTGCCCTATATATAATAAAACAGGAAACCATTTTAAATTGCTTCTCTTGTATAAGATTTTTTCAGATTTTTTCTTAAATGACGAAAAGCCTCCCTTTAGGGAGGCTTTTAAATTATGAAATTGTTATTGAATTATACGCTGCATTTACCGATAATTCCTTCGGCTATGTTATTAGGTACAGGTTCATATTTGGAGAATTCCATACTGAATGTGCCACGTCCCTGAGTTTTGCTACGTATGTCTGTAGCATAACCGAACATTTCAGCAAGAGGAACCAGCGCATTGATTTTTTGTAATCCGGTGCCTTCAATTGCTTCCATACCTTCAACACGGCCTCTTCTGCCTGATAAATCACCGATAACGTCACCTAAATAGTCTTCAGGTACTTCAATTTCGACTTTCATCATTGGCTCAAGTATATTTGGTCCAGCTTTTTTAACACCATCTTTGACTGCCATACTTCCAGCAATTTTAAAAGCCATCTCACTACTGTCTACTTCGTGATAACTACCATCAAATAAAGTTACTTTAATATCTATAACTTCATAACCGGCAATAACACCGCCTGTGAGTGCTTCTTCAACACCTTTTTGAATAGCAGGGATGTAATCTTTTGGTACAACTCCGCCGACAATTTTGTTTTCGAATTCAAAGCCTGTACCTTTTCCAAGGGGTTCTAACTTGAGTTTAACGTGTCCGTATTGACCACGTCCACCAGATTGTCTTACGAATTTACCTTCTGCTTCTACAGCTTTGGTAATAGCTTCTCTGTAAGCAACTTGTGGTTTACCCACATTAGCACCGACCTTAAATTCTCTTAAAAGTCTGTCGGTAATGATCTCAAGGTGCAATTCTCCCATACCGGAAATGATTGTTTGACCTGTTTCAGGATCAATTTTAACCCTAAATGAAGGATCCTCATCAGCCAATTTGCCAAGTGCAACGGACAATTTATCCTGATCAGCCTTTGTTTTTGGTTCAATTGCAACTGAAATAACCGGTTCTGGGAACTCGATTGATTCTAAAATTATAGGACTAGCTTCACTACACAATGTATCACCAGTTGTAGTATCTTTTAAACCTACAACCGCTGCTAAATCACCAGCACAGATTTCATCTACTTCATTTCTGGTATCAGCTTGCATTTGTACTATACGGCTAATTCTTTCTCTTTTGCCAGTATTGCTGTTTAATACATAACTTCCTGATGCTAAAGTTCCGCTATATGCTCTGATAAATGTTAATCTACCAACGTATGGGTCAGTCATAATTTTAAATGCCAGAGCTGCAAATGGTTCATTATCATCACTTGGTCTTACTGCTTCTTCCCCATTTTTCATTATTCCGGTTATTGGAGGTACATCTAACGGGGATGGTAAGTAGTCTATTACTGCATCAAGTAATAACTGAACGCCTTTGTTTTTGAATGCAGAACCACAGGTTACAGGAATGAGCTTGTTAGATATTGTTGCTTTTCTTAAGCCTTCTTTAAGCTCTTCCTCAGAGATTTCTATACCTTCAAGGTACTTCATCATTAGCTCATCATCGTTTTCTGAAATAGCTTCGATGAGTTTTTCTCTGTATTCAGCAACCATATCTGCCATATCTTCAGGAATACTTCCTTCCTGAATGTCTGTGCCCATATCATTGCCATAAATGTATGCTTTTTGTGAAATCAGATCAATGATTCCTTTTAGTTGATCTTCAGCACCTATTGGAATTTGGATAGCATGAGCGTTTCCTTGGAGTCTTGTTCTAATTTGATCAATAACTCTAAAGTAATTAGCGCCTGTTCTGTCCATTTTGTTAACAAATACCATTATAGGTACTTTGTATCTGTTTGCCTGTCTCCATACTGTCTCAGACTGTGATTGAACTCCACCAACAGCACAGAATACAGCTATTACTCCGTCTAAAACACGTAATGATCTTTCAACTTCAACGGTGAAGTCAACGTGTCCAGGAGTATCAATAATGTTAATCTGGTGATTTTTCCAAAAACTTGTTACCGCAGCTGATGTAATTGTAATACCACGTTCTCTTTCCTGCTCCATGAAGTCAGTGATAGATGTTCCTTCATGTACTTCACCCATTTTGTGAGTAAAGCCAGTGTAAAAGAGAATTCTTTCTGTTGTTGTAGTCTTACCTGCATCTATATGAGCTGCAATTCCTATGTTTCTAATTTGTTCTAAAGGTGTTTTTCTAGCCACGATGTATATCCCTTCTAAAAAATTAAACTTACCTCATAATCAATAAAAACTGAAAAAATAAAAAATTTACTGAATGCCAAAAATTTATCCATAAAATAAAGTAAAATCGTTTACCTGATAGGGTAATATCCTTGTTAAGATAATGTAATATTGAGAAATTAATGTATTTTATTATTTTTAAACTTATTAAAAACTCATATATAAAACCTAAGTATATTTTAGTATTAAAATATACTTAAATTATCAGTTTAACTATAGCTTGTTTGGGCAAACTAATATCTGTAGTGAGCAAAAGCCTTGTTGGCTTCAGCCATTTTATGAGTATCTTCTCTTTTTTTAACAGCACTGCCAACACCATTAGCAGCATCTGATATTTCAGCTATGAGTTTTTCAGTCATAGATTTGCCGCCTCTTGTTTTTGCTGCATTAATAAGCCAAGTGGAACCAAGAGCAATACCACGATCAGTTCTAACTTCAATAGGAACTTGATAAGTGGATCCACCGATTCTTCTAGCTTTAACTTCTATAAGAGGAGTAACATTTTTTAAAGCTTTATTAAATATTTCTAAAGGTTCTTCTTGAGTTCTTTCTTTAATTCTATCGAGTGCTGTATAGAAAATTCTTTCTGCAACACTTTTTTTGCCGCGTCTCATTAATCTATTTATAAACTTAGCAATATCAACGCTATTATAAAGCGGGTCTGCTAATGGGACTCTTTTTGGTGGTTTATTTCTACGTGACATATTGATTTATCCTCTTAATTATTTTTTCTCTTTCTTTGCGCCATACTTGCTTCTGCTTTGAGCTCTGCCTTTAACGCCAGCAGCATCAAGGGTACCACGGATGATGTGATATCTCACACCTGGTAAATCTTTAACTCTTCCTCCACGAATCAGAACAACTGAGTGTTCTTGCAGGTTGTGTCCGATTCCTGGAATATATGATGTAACCTCAAAACCATTTGTTAACCTTACCCTGGCTACTTTTCTAAGGGCTGAGTTTGGTTTTTTAGGTGTAGTTGTATAAACTCTTGTGCATACTCCACGTCTTTGAGGGCAATTGGTCAAAGCTGGAGACTTTGTCTTTTCTGTGATTCTTTCGCGTTCCTTACGAACTAACTGATTAATTGTTGGCACTTTTCCTCCTTATGTATGCGTTTTGTTGTTTTTGTTTTGGAAATTCATGTAATAAAGTTAATTTAAACAAAAGCACTCTCATTAAATCTATAAAACAACAGAGTCTTACTGTCAACTGTTAGTAAAATATTTTGCATAAAACACTAAGAATCCGTTAAGAATGGAATTAAATTTTTTCAGCGAGAGAGCTGCTAAATTGGAGCGTACGAGATTCGAACTCGTGGCCTCTTCAATGCCATTGAAGCGCGCTACCAACTGCGCCAACGCCCCATGGAAAATTGTTTCTTTAGACTAATTTGCTAACCTGCCAATTGTTTATTTTTGTACCAATTTTCAATAAGATTTTTTACTTTAATTGGTATTAGTCCTTTGAGTTAATCCCATGTTCAGAGTATATTACAAATATAATTATTACATGTCAACATTTTGTCATAATATTACAAATTATGTATAATTTTCAACTTTCACATAAAGAAATTATAAAAATCCATAATTCTTTGGAAAAGAAGGATGGAGTTATAGCGTTTCCTACAGATACAGTTTGGGGTATTGGTTGTCTTATTGATAATGAATTAGCAGTTGACAGAATTTATTCAATTAAAGGACGCTCTGAAAATAAGCCGCTCATATTATTAGGAAGTAAAATCGAACATTTAGTTCCATATGTTGCTGAAATACCAGAGATCGCATGGAAAATAATTGGTAAATATTTGCCGGGAGCGGTAACTTTGGTGCTCAAAAAAAGTGAAAATACACCTTTCTATTTAACTTCAGGTGGTGATACCATTGGGATAAGGATTCCAGATTGTCCTCCATTTCTGTCTCTTCTTGATAATGCCGTTGAGAACCATGTATTAGCGACCACAAGCGCTAATTTATCTAGAGAACCAGCCGCGTTATCAAAATCAGAAGCAGAAAGAAGCATTGGGGATAAAGTGGATTATATTTTGGATGATTATGGTTATTCAGCTAAAGGTATAGAATCAACGGTTGTATTAGTAGATTTATCAGGGA comes from Candidatus Melainabacteria bacterium RIFOXYA2_FULL_32_9 and encodes:
- a CDS encoding translation elongation factor G, with the translated sequence MARKTPLEQIRNIGIAAHIDAGKTTTTERILFYTGFTHKMGEVHEGTSITDFMEQERERGITITSAAVTSFWKNHQINIIDTPGHVDFTVEVERSLRVLDGVIAVFCAVGGVQSQSETVWRQANRYKVPIMVFVNKMDRTGANYFRVIDQIRTRLQGNAHAIQIPIGAEDQLKGIIDLISQKAYIYGNDMGTDIQEGSIPEDMADMVAEYREKLIEAISENDDELMMKYLEGIEISEEELKEGLRKATISNKLIPVTCGSAFKNKGVQLLLDAVIDYLPSPLDVPPITGIMKNGEEAVRPSDDNEPFAALAFKIMTDPYVGRLTFIRAYSGTLASGSYVLNSNTGKRERISRIVQMQADTRNEVDEICAGDLAAVVGLKDTTTGDTLCSEASPIILESIEFPEPVISVAIEPKTKADQDKLSVALGKLADEDPSFRVKIDPETGQTIISGMGELHLEIITDRLLREFKVGANVGKPQVAYREAITKAVEAEGKFVRQSGGRGQYGHVKLKLEPLGKGTGFEFENKIVGGVVPKDYIPAIQKGVEEALTGGVIAGYEVIDIKVTLFDGSYHEVDSSEMAFKIAGSMAVKDGVKKAGPNILEPMMKVEIEVPEDYLGDVIGDLSGRRGRVEGMEAIEGTGLQKINALVPLAEMFGYATDIRSKTQGRGTFSMEFSKYEPVPNNIAEGIIGKCSV
- a CDS encoding 30S ribosomal protein S7, translated to MSRRNKPPKRVPLADPLYNSVDIAKFINRLMRRGKKSVAERIFYTALDRIKERTQEEPLEIFNKALKNVTPLIEVKARRIGGSTYQVPIEVRTDRGIALGSTWLINAAKTRGGKSMTEKLIAEISDAANGVGSAVKKREDTHKMAEANKAFAHYRY
- a CDS encoding 30S ribosomal protein S12, with translation MPTINQLVRKERERITEKTKSPALTNCPQRRGVCTRVYTTTPKKPNSALRKVARVRLTNGFEVTSYIPGIGHNLQEHSVVLIRGGRVKDLPGVRYHIIRGTLDAAGVKGRAQSRSKYGAKKEKK
- a CDS encoding threonylcarbamoyl-AMP synthase, yielding MYNFQLSHKEIIKIHNSLEKKDGVIAFPTDTVWGIGCLIDNELAVDRIYSIKGRSENKPLILLGSKIEHLVPYVAEIPEIAWKIIGKYLPGAVTLVLKKSENTPFYLTSGGDTIGIRIPDCPPFLSLLDNAVENHVLATTSANLSREPAALSKSEAERSIGDKVDYILDDYGYSAKGIESTVVLVDLSGNIKILRQGAIAIDV